Part of the Psychrobium sp. MM17-31 genome is shown below.
TAGTGAATCCTTGGTTAGCCAAATCAAGAATGGTATTGCTGAAACGGGATTTCAGCCTTATCTGCTGGATATTGAAGTTACAGAAACCAGTGCGTTAAACGGCATCGATACTATGATCAGTTGTCTGACTGCGATTCGCGATATGGGGGCGACGGTGTCGATGGATGATTTTGGTACCGGTTATTCAAGTTTGAGTATGCTGACTAAAATGCCATTGGATTTCTTGAAAATCGATCGCAGCTTTATGGATGGCATTCCCGGCAATATCGGCAACGAAGAGTTAATTTCTACAATCGTTGTTATGGCGCATAACCTGAATTTACGCGTGGTTGCAGAAGGGGTAGAAACGCTAGAACAGCTACAGTTTTTACAAGATTTGGCGTGTGAATATATTCAGGGTTATTACTTTAGCAAACCCGTTGATGCGAAGGATATCGTCGATTTAGCCACACATGGCATTGCTCCTAACCTCGATTAGGAGCAATGACAATATCAGAGCACCTTAGTGAGCGTGCTCTTCTTTTATTCCCAACCAGCTGATGTTAGCAGGCGTGAAGTCTAGACTTAGCGCCGTAGTTACATCGCCATCTTCTAAATCAACCGCAACGATAGACTTAGCTAGTGGATCGCTAATGTAAGCAAGGTGCGTGTGCTGTGAAATCACTAAGCTAAAGTTTTGACCATCAGGCATTGTCGATACATCTTGCTCGGTGAAATCAACGCGAGAGCTAAATTCCCATTCGATTGCACCGTCGTGTACGTGTTGCTCTAGTAGCGTTAAGTAACCTTGGTTATCTAGGATAACGAAAACATCACCTTCGGCTGAGAAACCGTAAGACACTGGCGCTGCATCGGTTTGTGGTTGCCAATCAATAGCTTCCATTTCACCGCCCGCTGCATTAACAGTCACTAAAATTGGTGTTGTACCACGGGCTGACGCCACACCGATTAGCGAGTCGTGCTCGTGGTGACCATATAGGGTGCCAACGCGGCGAGTGTCAAAGTTATCTAGATTAGCGATTTTGCTAACATCAAAATCATGGCCGTCATCTTTGGCTAAGAACACGCCGTCACCACAACCAAAGGCAACATAGCCTTTAGATTGCGCTGCACCGTGTAGATTAGGACAAGTGAGTTCAAAGATAACGTCTTGCTCATATTCGTCACCGTGCTTGTGATAAACCGCAACTTGGTCTGGCAAGATTTTCGCCGTTGATGTACTGCTTGCATCGTCGCGACGTACCGTTGTTAAGATGAAATCACCACGTGGCTCGGCAACACCGTGCATGTTCATATCAAAGCTAATGACTTCGCTATCTGTTTTAGCTGCGGTAATGTTTTCATCGGTCAGTAAATTTACCGACGCCGCAATGCTACCGTCTTCTGCGCCGTCATTGAAAATCGCCATAGCGCCGTCGTGTTTTACCACGTGCGTTGGACGGCTGCTGTCGATATGAAAATCGATTGCTGCTGGTGCTTGCTCATAATCATGTAAATGCGCTACATGATCTTCACGCCATAAGCCACCATCGATAAATCCGGTGTGGCCGTTGTCGCGGTTAGTAACAACAAGGTAGCGATACCCGACTGATGCAGTGATACGACTGCCGCTGTGGGTTGTTGCAAATTGGCCTAATAATTCGCTGTCGTCTAAATCGAAGATGGCAATGTTATCGCTATCTGGTGAGCTGATCGCTAAGCGACCTAAGCTATCGATCGTAATGTCGCCGTGACCGCCGTGTCCGTGATCATCATCAGCTGCAGGTTTCTCAGGCTCTTTCTCGACGATGTTGGTTTCAGCATCGCCACAACCAGTTAACAATAAGCTACTGCACAGAGTTGCAATTAAGCTTAGTTTCATTGTTTTTTTCATGATAGTTCCTTGTTAATAAATTCTTTTATTCGATCCTAAAAATAGGCGCGCAAACCTAGTGCGAAACTGCGACCTTGACGCGGTGCTATATCTTTAACAAAAGAGCTGTGCACTTGGGCATATTCGTCGGTGAGGTTCTTGGCATTGGCATAGACGCTGATATCGTAATCGGCGAGAGGTAACTGATAACTAACGCCCAAGTCCACTAGGGTGTAGCCGTCAGTTGCTGTTTCTAGCGTTGCAACTTTGTCTTGTTCTTGGTAACGAACAACATCTAAATGAGCACTGAAGTTTTCTAGTTGGTATTTCAACTTAGTACCAAAGCGCATTGGTGGTGTACGTGGTAAATCGCCACCGTCTTTAAGGCGCGCACGCACGTAATCGGCAAAGAATTGCGAAGAGAA
Proteins encoded:
- a CDS encoding 5-methyltetrahydrofolate--homocysteine methyltransferase, whose product is MKKTMKLSLIATLCSSLLLTGCGDAETNIVEKEPEKPAADDDHGHGGHGDITIDSLGRLAISSPDSDNIAIFDLDDSELLGQFATTHSGSRITASVGYRYLVVTNRDNGHTGFIDGGLWREDHVAHLHDYEQAPAAIDFHIDSSRPTHVVKHDGAMAIFNDGAEDGSIAASVNLLTDENITAAKTDSEVISFDMNMHGVAEPRGDFILTTVRRDDASSTSTAKILPDQVAVYHKHGDEYEQDVIFELTCPNLHGAAQSKGYVAFGCGDGVFLAKDDGHDFDVSKIANLDNFDTRRVGTLYGHHEHDSLIGVASARGTTPILVTVNAAGGEMEAIDWQPQTDAAPVSYGFSAEGDVFVILDNQGYLTLLEQHVHDGAIEWEFSSRVDFTEQDVSTMPDGQNFSLVISQHTHLAYISDPLAKSIVAVDLEDGDVTTALSLDFTPANISWLGIKEEHAH